Proteins co-encoded in one Brassica oleracea var. oleracea cultivar TO1000 chromosome C4, BOL, whole genome shotgun sequence genomic window:
- the LOC106340261 gene encoding F-box protein DOR-like: MNSRGCNVSEDPQTICPSSSQLSAIDDLLLKLPIDLIVEIFSRLPLKSISRCRCVSKRWASFLRRCDFTELFLTKSLARPQLLFACRTQRETELLFFSSPQLQHPDENLSTITADHQVSFPFESVYDISSPVNGFVCIRDDLMLKDRKTQELVSVICNPSTRQCFPLPKMNIDPLVKKSTPVRSFLGYDPIEKQDKVLAMIKRYDTVVDHQVLTLRGSGNLTWRKAECGIPHFPPNPDSICIGGVLYYAARASSGGYMIVCFDVRSEKYSFVKFTEREKYFATLINFQGKLASLMAHPNPLFISGTSTSFEMWILRDPEKHGWYPRIFNLPPTWKDVVGGEELLFRGVTATNEFVLSCNCKSSSEPFHVYYYNFIMETITRVEIQGMGAFERGSIVGIFPNHGADVKLV, from the coding sequence ATGAATTCACGGGGATGCAACGTCTCGGAGGATCCTCAAACCATCTGTCCTAGCAGCTCACAACTTAGCGCAATTGATGATTTATTACTGAAGTTACCAATCGATCTTATCGTCGAGATATTCTCGAGGTTGCCGTTGAAGTCTATATCGAGATGTCGTTGCGTATCTAAGCGGTGGGCCTCCTTTCTTCGCCGTTGTGATTTCACGGAGTTGTTCTTGACCAAATCTTTGGCTCGCCCGCAGCTTTTGTTCGCCTGCCGAACACAGAGGGAGACGGAGTTGCTCTTCTTCTCTTCACCTCAGCTTCAACATCCTGATGAGAACTTGTCTACTATAACCGCCGATCATCAAGTGAGTTTCCCCTTTGAGAGCGTCTATGATATATCTAGTCCTGTCAATGGCTTTGTCTGTATACGAGATGATTTGATGTTAAAAGATAGGAAGACCCAAGAGCTTGTGTCGGTGATATGTAACCCTAGCACGAGACAATGCTTTCCTTTACCCAAAATGAATATTGATCCACTAGTGAAAAAGAGTACTCCGGTGAGAAGCTTTTTAGGGTATGATCCCATTGAGAAACAAGACAAGGTATTGGCAATGATCAAACGATATGATACAGTTGTGGATCATCAAGTTCTCACATTAAGAGGCTCCGGGAACCTGACATGGAGAAAGGCTGAATGTGGCATACCCCATTTTCCTCCGAATCCAGACTCTATTTGCATCGGCGGTGTTTTGTATTACGCTGCTAGAGCTTCCAGTGGTGGTTATATGATAGTTTGCTTTGATGTCAGATCTGAGAAGTACAGCTTTGTTAAATTCACGGAAAGAGAAAAGTATTTTGCAACTCTGATAAACTTCCAAGGTAAATTGGCTTCGCTAATGGCGCATCCCAACCCCCTTTTTATTAGTGGAACAAGTACAAGTTTTGAGATGTGGATTCTACGAGACCCTGAAAAACATGGATGGTATCCACGTATATTCAATTTACCTCCTACGTGGAAGGATGTAGTTGGAGGGGAGGAGTTATTATTTAGAGGAGTGACTGCTACAAATGAATTTGTTTTGTCCTGCAACTGCAAATCTTCATCCGAGCCTTTCCATGTTTACTACTACAATTTCATCATGGAAACTATAACCAGAGTTGAAATCCAAGGAATGGGAGCGTTTGAGAGGGGTTCTATAGTTGGCATATTTCCAAACCATGGAGCAGATGTGAAGCTTGTGTAA